Genomic DNA from Salinibacter pepae:
GGGCGCCGGTGCTGTCGTCCGGTGTGGTCGCGCCTTCACCTGAGGAATCCGCCGTGAAGCTGAGTCCACACAGGAGGATGAGCGTGAGGACTTCCAAGGGGCCTCCGGCTGAAGGTGCGCTGTGCACGTCTCGACGGGCTGGACTGGAGATGGGGGGGAGGAGAACGCTGCGAGCGTGTGCCCTAATTTCAAGAGCCGAGGTCAGCGGGAAGGGGTGTGCCTCGGAGAACGACCATCTCGATGCCATTCCCGTTCATCTGCACGTCGACGGGGATGTTCGTCTCCAGGCTGTTGCCGTTTCCATTCTGAACGACATTCGTGCGGAGGGACAGGCCTTCCGGATCGAGGTCCTGTGTGTCCATCAGGAAACGGTTCGCGTCCCCATTCTGGATCAGGTTCACGGTTTGGTTCCCCACGAGGCGGATGCCGGCCGCGTTTCTCGAGCCGAGCTGCGTGATGCTCGTTCGGCTTTTACTACCGCTGTGCACGGCCACGGCCAAGTTGTCGCTCCCCGAGCCGGTGGGGCTGACGTCCTGGGCCTTATCAAATACCTCGCCAGCAGACGCGCCCTCAGAGAAGCCGTCGCTGAATGACGGATCGCCGCCGCCCTGCGTGATCACCGTCTTGTTGCGGTCGCCAACCTGCGCGGCTGAGGCCCGGTTGTTCGTGCCGACCTGCTCGATGGTCGCGGCGTTCTGGTTTCCGTCCTGAACGATGACCGCGCTGTTTCCTGCAACGTCGGGGAGACGAGGCACCGAGACCCCGAGGCCCATCGTCAAGTTCTCCACCTCCGTTCGACTCACGCCGCCTTCGTCCTGGACCACGAAGATTTGGGACTGCGTGGCGCTCTCGACCTGTTCGGTCGTGGATTCGACCTGCTCGACCTGTGCCGGTTGGGCCTGCACTCCGACCGGGCCGAGGGCCCCTGCGCCGAGCAGGCAGACCGCCAGGCCGAGGAGGACCAGGAGGCTCGCCGACCGGCGAGTCGCCGAAGAAACGGACGGCAGAACGAAGCGCATGGAGAGTAGCAACCGTGTGGAGTAGCTGATTCTCGTCTCGAAGAACAGGTGTGACTGGTCTAACTGCTGTGGGGGGCGGACTCGAACCGCCGGCCTCCAGGCCGAAGGGCCCGGCGTTCTGCCGGTTGAACTACCCCACAGAACAGCACTGAGGACATAGGATCCCCGAATGCTGCGGTTGAAACCCACTTCGGCTCAGTAAGGCTTACTCAGCCTGCTGCGTTACATTAGCAGTGTTTCCGCTACCATCGACATCGATCTGCGTGAAGTTATTTGAAGAGGACGCAGGGTCGCCGGGGAATCGCGCACCTTGTGTGACATCGACGGTGTTAGTTCCGCCGTCAATATCGACGAACGCTCGATTATTGAATGCCGTGAAGTTCCCCTGGAGCGCGTCCACAGTATTTCCACTGCCGTCAATTTCGACGTCCAAGATTTGGGGATTAAGATCGAAGCCTGAAGTTGCAGACTTCTGAAAAAACTCCACGGTGTTGTCGCTTCCGCTAATGTCGAAGTCAGCCTTGGACTGCTGTTGTTCAGCAACAAGCTCAATTCGGTTTCTATCACCGACGATATCTGCGTACAGCTTTCCTCCCTGTTGGCTAGTCACTCCGCCATCAGGATTCCCGAGGAAGTTATCATCTCCCTCCATCCTGACGTCCAGAAAAGACTCGAATATCTTTTCGTTTCCTCCCTGGGCTACTCCCACGTAGTTACGATCGCCAATCTGATCAATTTCTGCTTCAGCTCGGAAGTCGAAAGCTCCGAAGGAGCCACCTTGGGTTGGGAGCCGGACAGTATTATTGTCCCCATCCTGCAGAACATCGGCGATGTTACCATCATCTCCCGACTGATCTACCAAGCCAAGATTACCGGATCCAAGCTGCTCAAACTGAGCGAAGTTATCGTCGCTCTGTTGATCAATTTGAGCAAAGTTATTGGCGTCGTCTGGATCTACATCACCCGGTGCCTGATCTATAAACGGTCCCTCCTGTTGCCCAAACGCCACCCCCGCCGTAAAGACGAAGGCGAGGGCAAACGTCGCGGTAATTCTGAGAAGTTGTCTCATGGGTGTAGGCGTGATTGCGTTCAAGAGAACGAAGTCGCGTGGTGAAGCACCGGGCACGGCGATGTGCCCGGCGCGAAACCCTGCAGCGCCCATGAGATACCGGTGCAGTGTCTTCACTCGCGTGAAGGCGCTACAGGGCGCTCGGAGGCCGGAGTCCGCTCATCCCGGCAATTTTGCTTTGAGACACTGCACCAAATGACTTCAGTTCACAATCAACGAAAGCGCTCCCATCCCCACGTCATACTGAGCACGGGACGGGGGTGCATTTGGGGATTGTGCGGCCCCGTCTTTCGGAAATATAGCCTCGTGCTGATAAAGAACACCCAGCACGGGCGTGGCCTTTCCAACGGATGATGAAGGCGGCGCATGCCGACTGTGCGGCCGCTTCGGTGGTGGAGAGAGGAAAAAGAGGAAGGAGTCTGGGGACATATTCCCCCAGACTGGTGGTTGAGGGGCTCTCCCTGAAGAGATGCGTGGAGGAGCAAGTCGGGAGTCAGTATATTACGAGATGGGCATTTTTGGGAGTGGCCGACGGAAGCAGACTGCTCCATACGCCAAAAGTGGAGTCCCAACTGTCCTCGGGCCCAGCGTTCGGAACGACGAGGTCGAAGTGCGGCCTTTTGCTGCTAGCGCCCTGCCGCACGAGAAAACGGCTGCGGTTGGGGCGGTCTGCGTGACGACGGCCAACACCCCCATGCGCGGCAGATCGGGCTGCCGGAGGGCCGTGCGGCGATTGGCCGGTACTCACACGGGGGAGCCTACAAGAATTGGTTCCCGAGGGGATCGGGCCGCGTGCACGACAGCCCCAATATCTCTCAAGACGCGTTACGCCGCGGACCGTCGATCGCCGTGGACCGTCGATCTATGTAGGTCGGACTGCGGCCTGCGGCGCGACTCTTGGGAGATCGGTGGACGGCCGACCATCGACCGCGAAGCAGAGCGTTGCGCGGCGGCCTGCCGACCCACCCGTCAGAAGTAGTACGTAATGCCGGCGCTGCCGCCCCAAAGGCTGTCGTTGAAGCTGCCCACGTCCTCGTTGTCCAGGGCGTCGTCCGCCGTGTAGCGCACGTCGAAGGCGGCGCTCAGCCCTAAGTCCGCGCTCACCATATACTCTACGCCGAAACTGCCCCCGCCGAGGATCGAGGCAGTGTCGGTGAGGCGGTAGGGCTCGGGAAACTGCGTCACCACCCCGCCGGTCGCCCGCAGGAACGGCGTAAACCGGGCGCGCGGCGCAAAGTAGTACGTAAGGTCCAGCTCCGACGCGAGCACCAGTTCTCCAAAGTCACCGGCCGCACTGACGCGGCCGACGGTGTTGGTGAGCCCCAAGGCCCAGCGCGGCGACAGCGGCTGCCGGAGGGCCAGGGTGCCGGACGGGTTGAACGAGGAGCCCTGCACGTCCCCTTGCAGAATGTTGCCACCGCCGCCCACTTCCAGGCCGAAGCCGGAGCGGTTATCCGGTTGCAGCAGGCGGTCGAAGTAGTCGCGCCGGGTGGCCCGCTCTCTGCCCTCCTCGTAGCGCTCGATCACGTTCCGCGCCGCCGCCGTGTCCGCTGGAGAGAAGAGGCCGTCGCGCATGCCCTCAATGGTCAGTTGGCGCACCGCGGCGTCGATGGCCTCCGTCACGGCGAGGGTCTTCGGCTCGTTGTACGAGATGCCGGCCTCCGCCTCCAGAAACAGGTTTGGCGCGACGAAGCGGGTGGCGTTTCCCTGCAATTGCTGCGAGATGATGGTTTTGGTGGTGTGGACGGTCTTCAGCACCTCGCCCGTCTGGGTGGACACGGCGCGCAGGTAAACCGTGACTTGATTCCGGCGGTACTCCCCGGAGCCTCCAATGGAGAAGAGCCGGAAGCCCCCCCCACCGGAGATCACGTTCGAGTCGAACCCGATGATGCCGCCCTCCAGCAGGATGCCGGCGAAGAGGAGGGGGGAGAGCGACTGGGCCTGGTTGCCCTCGTACTGCTGGCGGATGGAGCGGATGATGTCCCGCTCCTGGGTGAGGTTCGAGAGCCCTTTCCGCTCGATGGGCCGGAACCAGTCGGAGTCCGCGAGGGCGTCCATCAGGATGGCGGTCCCCCCCTGCGTGACGGCCCGGGAAAAGGTGGAGCCGCGCTCTTTGCGCTTGTACTGGCCCGTCTGGTCGCGAAACTGGTACACGGCGGTTACGACCGGACTGGCCGGCTGGGGGAGCGTCGTCATCGAGTCGTGGACGGTACTCTCGATGCCCGGGTGGGCATCCCGCGTCTCAAACGCGGGATCCATGGAGGCGCACCCTCCCAGGAGGAGGACCGTGCCGGCAAGAAACGCAACGAGCGTGACAGGGAAAAGTCGGCGGTGCATCGGTGAGCGGGTAAAGAGGGGCAAGGCGTACAGCAACTGTGGAAGCGGGTATTGCGCCGCGTGCGGAAGGCGATAGGGCCACAAAGGCACCTTTAGGCACGCGTGTCTACGTGGGGCAAATAACGGACCAGGACTCCCATTCCCAAGATGCAGGAGAGAGCGTTGGCCTGCACGCGAGGGAACCCGCCCCAGCCAACGCGGCATGCGCGCCGGGAGACACCCTCCCAAAAAGAGATTGGAATCGTTCAGGCAGGAGGATGCCTCCGTTGGTCGAGCGATCCGCTTTAGGGGTCAGAACCGGGGCACTTCTACGGTCGTGCTCTCGCCGGACTGCTTATTGAACACACGGATGTTGATGCCGCTCGGCCCGGGCGTCACGTCCACGGTGAACCGCTCGAAGTCAAACGACCCCTCCTGCGTGAGATCGATGTCCCCAAATCGGTTCTGGATAACTTCCCGGGACAGCTGATTCAGCACCTGGCGCTGCAGGCGCTGCTCAAAGTTCTGGAGCGGGTCGTCGCGAAAGCGGTCGAAGCCGCCGCCCCCTTCAAACGGGTTCTGGTTGTTAGCCGTGTTGAGGAGGTACTGCGTGTTGCCCGGGGAGCCGCCGAAGACCGGGTTGATCGGTTGATAGACGAATTCCTGTGCCTGAGCCGCAGAGGGCCCACCGAGGCAGAGGCCGAGCAGAACGGAGGCGAAGAGCATTCCCAGGAGGCGCGGGTAGAACGTCATGGGAGGCGAGGGGTCAATGCGCGGTGGATGCTAGAAGGGAAGAAGAGCACTTCGTCCGGAGGGTGAACGTCCCCCGAGAGTCAGTATACCTCTCGGGGCTCATAGAATTCCTGGAGGTAGTACCGCGTTCGGGCCGCAGCCTGCCGGGCTGCCTTTCGGATCCGTTGGTATTCCGGGCGAAGCTGGGCCTGGAAGAGAGTGGTCCCCTCCACGGAGACCTGAACCTTGGACCCAAACTGAGGGAGGGGCTGCTCGTCGATGCGGATCGTGAAGCTGGATACGTCCTCCGGCTCGGTCCAGTGGTCGTTGAACGCGTCCTGAAAGTCCCGACCAATTACCGAGTGGGTCCGGTCGATAATGAGGCCGGCGACCGAAATTCCCTTCTTCACCCCAGTCGACGTTGCCCCGGCCGACTTTGTCCCGGCCGATTTCGCTCCG
This window encodes:
- a CDS encoding CsgG/HfaB family protein, giving the protein MDPAFETRDAHPGIESTVHDSMTTLPQPASPVVTAVYQFRDQTGQYKRKERGSTFSRAVTQGGTAILMDALADSDWFRPIERKGLSNLTQERDIIRSIRQQYEGNQAQSLSPLLFAGILLEGGIIGFDSNVISGGGGFRLFSIGGSGEYRRNQVTVYLRAVSTQTGEVLKTVHTTKTIISQQLQGNATRFVAPNLFLEAEAGISYNEPKTLAVTEAIDAAVRQLTIEGMRDGLFSPADTAAARNVIERYEEGRERATRRDYFDRLLQPDNRSGFGLEVGGGGNILQGDVQGSSFNPSGTLALRQPLSPRWALGLTNTVGRVSAAGDFGELVLASELDLTYYFAPRARFTPFLRATGGVVTQFPEPYRLTDTASILGGGSFGVEYMVSADLGLSAAFDVRYTADDALDNEDVGSFNDSLWGGSAGITYYF
- a CDS encoding curli assembly protein CsgF, which translates into the protein MTFYPRLLGMLFASVLLGLCLGGPSAAQAQEFVYQPINPVFGGSPGNTQYLLNTANNQNPFEGGGGFDRFRDDPLQNFEQRLQRQVLNQLSREVIQNRFGDIDLTQEGSFDFERFTVDVTPGPSGINIRVFNKQSGESTTVEVPRF